Proteins encoded within one genomic window of Thioploca ingrica:
- a CDS encoding response regulator receiver sensor hybrid histidine kinase: MPANLGILDEFLSHHGFEVLIAQDGKSALAKVEKAQPHLILLDILMPELDGFETCRRFKANPVTHDIPIIFMTALTDTVDKVKGFELGAVDYITKPFEQEEVLARIKTHLRISQLQQQLQLQNTQLQEKNNQLDLLTRHLSQRTEELRLANAELARAARLKDEFLANMSHELRTPLNAILGMSEVLQEGIYGPLNVQQAKSVHTIEESGRHLLTLINDILELAKIEAGKIKLDLIPVSANWVGESCLRLVKELAYKKQVKLQAVFDSNILTVQADERYLKQILLNLLGNAIKFTPSGGTVRLEIKGDTEQQVVNLSVADTGIGITAEDMRYLFKPFVQLDGGLNRQHEGTGLGLALVYRLVEMHGGSISVTSDSGQGSCFMVSLPWQSTTNSFTAFPIDESVTPPPTQTEAIPADEFVILLADDNQIMTETIADYLQAKGYQVVLAHNGLQAIEKARETHPDLILMDVQMPEMDGLEATRRIRADTEIAEIPIIALTALAKPHDKERCLEAGANDYLSKPISFKGLAATIKAWLS; this comes from the coding sequence ATGCCCGCTAATTTGGGGATATTGGACGAATTTCTCTCTCACCACGGGTTTGAAGTACTCATTGCTCAAGATGGCAAAAGTGCTTTAGCTAAAGTTGAGAAAGCGCAACCGCATTTAATTTTGTTAGATATTCTCATGCCCGAATTAGATGGTTTTGAAACCTGTCGGCGATTTAAAGCCAATCCGGTTACGCATGATATTCCGATTATTTTTATGACGGCTTTAACTGATACGGTCGACAAAGTCAAAGGATTTGAACTGGGTGCGGTCGATTACATCACTAAACCGTTTGAACAAGAAGAAGTGTTAGCGCGGATTAAAACACACTTACGTATCAGTCAATTGCAACAACAATTGCAACTGCAAAATACTCAATTGCAAGAAAAAAATAATCAACTGGATCTGTTAACCCGCCATTTATCGCAGCGAACTGAGGAATTACGCTTAGCCAATGCCGAATTAGCGCGCGCTGCCCGTCTCAAAGATGAATTTCTTGCCAACATGAGCCATGAATTGCGTACGCCGCTCAATGCGATCTTAGGGATGTCTGAGGTGTTACAAGAGGGTATTTATGGTCCGCTTAATGTCCAACAGGCTAAATCAGTTCACACCATTGAAGAAAGTGGTCGCCATTTACTGACGCTGATTAATGACATCTTAGAATTAGCTAAAATCGAAGCGGGTAAGATCAAATTAGACCTCATTCCGGTTTCGGCTAACTGGGTTGGTGAAAGTTGTTTACGGTTGGTAAAAGAATTAGCCTATAAGAAACAGGTTAAATTACAAGCGGTTTTTGATTCCAATATTCTCACTGTTCAAGCAGATGAACGTTATCTCAAGCAAATCTTGCTGAATTTATTAGGTAATGCTATCAAATTTACTCCCAGCGGCGGAACCGTCCGGTTGGAAATCAAAGGAGATACTGAACAACAAGTCGTTAACTTAAGTGTCGCCGATACCGGAATTGGTATAACCGCCGAAGATATGCGTTATCTGTTTAAACCTTTTGTCCAATTAGATGGGGGATTAAACCGACAACATGAAGGGACTGGCTTAGGATTAGCTTTGGTTTATCGGCTAGTCGAAATGCATGGGGGTAGTATCTCGGTGACGAGTGATTCCGGGCAGGGTAGCTGTTTTATGGTTTCTTTACCTTGGCAATCGACAACGAATTCATTTACGGCTTTTCCTATTGATGAATCAGTAACACCACCACCGACTCAAACCGAAGCCATTCCTGCTGATGAATTCGTTATCTTGCTCGCGGATGACAATCAAATTATGACGGAAACTATAGCGGATTATCTGCAGGCGAAAGGTTATCAAGTTGTTTTAGCTCATAATGGATTACAAGCTATTGAGAAAGCAAGAGAAACTCACCCAGATCTCATTTTAATGGATGTCCAAATGCCAGAAATGGATGGCTTAGAAGCAACCCGTCGAATTAGAGCCGATACCGAAATTGCTGAAATCCCCATTATTGCCTTAACTGCCTTAGCCAAACCTCATGATAAAGAACGTTGTTTAGAAGCTGGCGCCAACGATTACTTAAGTAAGCCAATTAGCTTCAAAGGGTTAGCAGCGACCATTAAGGCTTGGTTATCTTAA
- a CDS encoding chemotaxis protein CheY: MEKQRQQLLIVDDDQSFCQIIKDYLSSQGFDIVAVHDGIAMKHYLSDHTVDLIILDVMLPGENGFSLARQLRADNHQQPIIILSAAGDEVDRVVGLEIGADDYVTKPVSLRELLARVRTHLRRFQSVPMTSTQPAVNPASYTFGPFTLNTITHRLMKAASEINITNAEYHLLLALVTHSNQVLNRDQIMNLISGHDHMPFDRSIDVKISRLRNKIETDPAAPVYIRTIRGEGYLFSPQG, translated from the coding sequence ATGGAGAAACAACGCCAACAGTTATTGATAGTTGATGATGATCAATCATTTTGCCAAATCATTAAAGACTATTTGAGTTCGCAAGGATTTGATATCGTTGCTGTTCATGATGGGATAGCGATGAAGCACTATTTATCTGATCATACCGTGGATTTAATTATTCTTGATGTGATGTTACCGGGTGAAAATGGATTTTCACTGGCTCGGCAATTACGCGCTGACAATCATCAACAACCGATTATCATCTTATCCGCCGCTGGAGATGAAGTTGACCGGGTAGTTGGTTTAGAAATTGGTGCGGATGACTATGTGACTAAACCCGTTAGCTTACGAGAATTATTAGCGCGGGTGCGAACCCATTTGCGGCGGTTTCAATCGGTACCCATGACTTCAACCCAACCGGCTGTGAACCCAGCCAGTTACACTTTTGGACCTTTTACCTTGAATACGATCACTCATCGGTTAATGAAAGCGGCGAGCGAAATTAATATTACCAATGCCGAATATCATTTGCTGTTGGCTTTGGTCACGCATTCCAATCAAGTACTTAATCGGGATCAGATCATGAATTTGATAAGCGGTCATGATCATATGCCTTTTGATCGCAGTATTGATGTCAAAATTAGTCGCTTAAGAAATAAAATTGAAACGGATCCGGCAGCGCCGGTTTATATTCGCACGATTCGGGGGGAAGGTTATCTGTTTTCTCCACAAGGCTAA
- a CDS encoding HNH endonuclease — MAVFVLDQQKKPLMPCPEKRARRLLERDRAVVVKRYPFAIRLKDRVGGELQPIRIKLDPGSKQTGIAIVRESQGVDPETGEITSKISVFNLLQLHHRGLTISKNLTSRCAMRRRRRSNLRYRGARFDNRTKPKGWLAPSLQHRVNTTINWVNKLQRFAPIATLSQELVRFDLQQIESPEISGVEYQQGELQGYEVRKYLLDKWDRKCAYCGVEQVPLEIEHIVPKSAGGSNKVSNLTLACRPCNQKKGSQALDIFLANKPELLQRIKAQAKKPLKDAAIVNSTRWALANALKTTRLPVELASGGRTQFNRVRLDIPKSHALDAACVGVVEAVQDWNKPILEINCAGRGRYQRTRLDKFGFPRGYLMRKKSVFGFQTGDIVKAVVTKGKKVGEYVGRIAIRASGHFDITTGDEKVSGISYKYCQMISRNDGYGYFLQPKAVRRLATPVALSLPALKDGVSRAF; from the coding sequence ATGGCCGTGTTTGTATTAGACCAACAGAAAAAACCGTTAATGCCCTGCCCAGAAAAGCGAGCCAGACGGTTGCTAGAGCGTGATCGTGCCGTGGTGGTGAAGCGGTATCCGTTCGCTATTCGGTTAAAAGACCGTGTGGGTGGCGAACTACAGCCTATTCGAATCAAGCTAGACCCCGGCAGCAAGCAGACTGGCATTGCTATCGTGCGCGAAAGCCAAGGGGTTGATCCTGAAACGGGCGAAATAACCAGCAAAATCAGCGTATTCAACTTGTTGCAACTCCATCATCGTGGCTTGACGATTAGTAAAAATTTAACCTCACGTTGTGCCATGCGTAGACGCAGAAGAAGCAACTTACGTTACCGTGGAGCACGATTCGATAATCGTACTAAACCAAAAGGTTGGTTAGCTCCTTCACTACAGCATCGCGTAAATACAACAATTAACTGGGTTAATAAACTACAACGATTCGCACCAATTGCTACACTTTCTCAAGAGTTAGTACGGTTTGATCTGCAGCAAATAGAATCACCAGAAATCAGTGGGGTTGAGTATCAACAAGGCGAACTGCAAGGCTACGAAGTACGTAAATACTTGTTGGACAAGTGGGACAGAAAGTGTGCTTATTGTGGCGTTGAGCAGGTACCACTAGAAATTGAACATATTGTGCCTAAATCTGCTGGCGGCAGTAATAAAGTGAGCAACCTCACTTTAGCATGTAGACCTTGCAATCAAAAGAAAGGCAGTCAAGCCCTTGATATTTTTTTAGCTAACAAGCCTGAATTGTTGCAAAGAATCAAGGCACAAGCCAAGAAGCCACTAAAAGATGCCGCAATCGTGAATAGTACTCGCTGGGCATTAGCTAACGCACTCAAAACAACAAGGTTACCGGTGGAATTAGCTAGCGGTGGTAGAACCCAGTTTAATCGAGTCCGCTTGGACATTCCCAAATCTCATGCGCTAGATGCGGCTTGTGTTGGTGTAGTCGAGGCGGTGCAAGATTGGAATAAGCCCATTTTAGAAATTAACTGCGCTGGCAGAGGTCGTTATCAACGGACTCGCTTGGATAAGTTTGGCTTTCCAAGAGGTTATTTGATGCGAAAGAAATCGGTGTTTGGCTTTCAAACGGGCGATATAGTTAAAGCCGTGGTGACTAAAGGCAAGAAGGTTGGTGAGTATGTTGGACGGATTGCAATCCGGGCGAGTGGCCACTTCGATATAACTACCGGTGACGAGAAAGTCTCAGGAATTAGCTACAAGTATTGCCAAATGATTAGCCGTAACGATGGTTATGGCTATTTTTTACAACCAAAGGCGGTAAGAAGACTGGCTACGCCAGTCGCACTATCCCTCCCCGCCCTAAAGGACGGGGTATCCCGCGCATTTTGA
- a CDS encoding PAS domain S-box → MQDTTMKLQTKILLIVLPLILTAIFGLGLWSSQQARNSLYGETIHYLELIVKIYAVHLQRWYRLSKVLNLEHIELARRQYHQRVMKEIEEETASTKTIRPNLFVLHGEGYPLFSSQTSDLTQLTPWKSLAQQIVAKNSSELFSGYFPQQQVLYVAYRFEPWNWVIFCTVPEREVTSAANIIYRTTFSVATLYALGTIVLMLFLSHYYLLLPIATLKTAASNIALQQPLIDIPLYRNDELGQLARDMENMSIAIATYRNQLNEYNSKLEHEITERNQAQAALKQQKEILQTIVDNIPIMIGLHDAQGQIQWINHEWERVWDCGLEDLKGKDLLKEFYPDQNDAQRVLDYLTLSNPRWCDFKQISPIGRTLDVSWIHTRLSSGDIISFGQDITERKQAERLLKVYNQTLEHEVLKRTRALRQSEEQFRTLTQTTTAGILISNRGKIIYSNPAAQEFLGYTEEQLMNMNGFDIIHPDFRHLAIQWETEPSHNQVAILHYDLKFIRPDGAERWGNLSVAPFKMNLEPTKLITFIDITEHKRTEAALRTTTEQLSLILEQLPIVPYTCEPEGYFVATYMGPTAKTVTGYDPENFTRDSQFWLAHLHPQDKNNILSEIGNLFVKGYHQHEYRWQVADGSYKWFLDTLRLVNSPENKKKYIIGAWFDITERKQMEQALRESEERFNLAMRGTNEGLWDWNLETNQMYYSPRWKQMLGFTEEEMSNQLQEFTSRLHPDDVEKISITITAYLEKKQTTYEVTFRMQHKQGYYIWILTRGIGIWDSQGTPLRMIGTHMDLTLQKQAEEALRHSEERLRRYFEQPFIGMATSSLSQGLIQVNDKFCQMLGYSREELCHMDWAELTHPGDIAADIEQFKRVITREINHYTLDKRYIRKDGQTIYASIAFDCIRDVDGNVDHFVVLVQDITERKQFEIRLQKAKEAAEVANRAKSQFLANMSHELRTPLNGILGYTQILLRHKELNSKQREGLEIIQRSGEYLLTLISDILDLSKIEAGKLTDEPIEFNFTEFLQSIVDLMKMRAEQKDLQFQYEPLSTLPTFVHADEKKLRQVLLNLLSNAVKFTQQGQIYFQVSYSNNQANFVVRDTGRGIGAADLTEIFKPFQQAGDQREQIEGTGLGLSISKRLVEIMGGQLFVESQMEQGSTFWFEIKLPEVQGMVTQPPVSPTIIGYEGNPRQILIVDDQWENRSILVHLLDSVGFSLLEANQGKQALRLAYKHLPDAILTDLRMPEMDGFELIRRVRRSAKLNSIVVIAISATVSEQYQYESLTAGFQAFITKPIHTEHLFKTLKKHLQLNWIYKDYQPTLPLNLTSGSDREELVGPSPPESVTLYELMMTGNVRQTSAHAMQLAQQDEKLKPFAERVQFLAKNYEIAKLENLIKHYL, encoded by the coding sequence ATGCAAGATACGACTATGAAGTTACAAACTAAAATTTTACTCATCGTACTTCCTTTAATATTAACAGCTATTTTTGGTTTGGGATTATGGTCATCCCAACAAGCTCGAAATTCATTATACGGGGAAACTATTCATTATCTCGAGTTGATTGTTAAAATCTACGCCGTTCATTTACAACGCTGGTATCGATTATCCAAAGTTTTAAACTTAGAACATATCGAATTAGCTCGTCGCCAATATCACCAACGCGTTATGAAAGAAATTGAGGAAGAAACGGCTAGTACGAAAACTATACGTCCCAACTTATTCGTTTTACACGGCGAAGGTTATCCCTTATTTTCTTCTCAAACCAGTGATTTAACTCAATTAACTCCTTGGAAAAGCCTAGCCCAACAAATCGTGGCCAAAAATTCCTCGGAATTGTTTTCCGGTTATTTTCCTCAACAACAAGTACTTTATGTGGCTTACCGGTTTGAACCTTGGAATTGGGTTATTTTTTGTACGGTTCCAGAGCGAGAGGTTACCAGTGCGGCTAATATCATCTACCGCACCACGTTCAGTGTGGCTACCTTGTATGCACTGGGTACAATTGTATTAATGTTATTTTTATCTCATTATTATTTACTGTTACCTATCGCCACTTTGAAAACCGCTGCCTCTAACATTGCCTTACAACAACCCTTAATAGACATTCCGCTTTACCGTAATGATGAATTAGGTCAATTAGCCCGTGATATGGAGAATATGTCCATTGCCATTGCGACTTATAGAAATCAACTCAATGAATATAACAGTAAATTAGAACATGAAATCACCGAACGTAACCAAGCACAAGCCGCACTTAAGCAACAAAAAGAGATATTACAAACGATTGTTGATAATATTCCAATTATGATCGGGTTACATGATGCTCAGGGTCAGATTCAATGGATTAACCACGAATGGGAACGCGTTTGGGATTGTGGTTTAGAAGACCTCAAGGGCAAAGATTTATTAAAAGAATTCTATCCCGATCAAAATGATGCTCAACGGGTTTTAGATTATCTCACTTTGTCTAATCCACGTTGGTGTGATTTTAAGCAAATTAGCCCCATCGGTCGAACTTTAGATGTTTCCTGGATTCATACTCGCTTATCGAGTGGTGATATCATTAGCTTTGGACAAGATATTACTGAACGCAAACAAGCTGAGCGCTTGTTAAAAGTCTATAATCAAACTCTGGAACATGAAGTTCTCAAAAGAACTCGCGCTCTCCGCCAAAGTGAAGAACAGTTCCGAACCCTCACTCAAACCACGACTGCGGGCATACTCATTTCTAATCGTGGTAAAATTATTTATTCCAACCCCGCCGCCCAAGAATTTTTAGGCTATACCGAAGAACAATTAATGAATATGAATGGCTTTGATATTATTCATCCGGACTTTCGCCACCTCGCTATTCAGTGGGAAACGGAGCCAAGCCATAATCAAGTCGCTATACTCCATTATGATCTTAAATTTATTAGACCCGATGGAGCGGAACGGTGGGGAAATTTATCGGTAGCCCCATTTAAAATGAACCTAGAACCGACTAAACTGATTACTTTTATCGATATTACTGAACATAAACGCACTGAAGCGGCTCTTAGAACCACCACAGAACAATTATCTCTCATCTTAGAACAATTGCCTATTGTGCCGTATACCTGTGAACCGGAAGGCTATTTTGTGGCGACTTATATGGGACCAACGGCTAAAACAGTCACCGGTTATGATCCAGAAAATTTCACGCGCGACTCGCAGTTTTGGCTAGCCCATCTTCATCCACAGGATAAAAATAATATCTTGAGTGAGATAGGTAATTTATTTGTAAAAGGCTATCACCAACACGAATATCGTTGGCAAGTCGCGGATGGTTCCTATAAATGGTTTTTAGATACGTTACGATTAGTCAACAGTCCAGAAAATAAGAAAAAATATATTATCGGCGCCTGGTTTGATATTACTGAACGTAAGCAGATGGAACAAGCCTTACGCGAAAGCGAAGAACGTTTTAATTTAGCCATGCGGGGAACTAACGAAGGTTTATGGGATTGGAATCTAGAAACCAATCAAATGTATTACTCACCCCGTTGGAAACAGATGCTCGGGTTTACGGAAGAGGAAATGAGCAACCAACTTCAAGAATTTACTTCCCGGTTACATCCAGATGATGTGGAGAAAATCTCGATCACCATCACCGCCTATCTAGAAAAAAAACAAACGACTTATGAAGTCACTTTTCGGATGCAACATAAACAGGGGTATTATATTTGGATTTTAACGCGGGGGATTGGCATTTGGGATTCGCAAGGAACGCCGCTGCGGATGATCGGAACCCACATGGACCTAACGCTCCAAAAGCAGGCAGAAGAGGCTTTACGTCATAGTGAAGAAAGATTACGTCGCTATTTTGAACAACCTTTTATCGGTATGGCTACCTCTTCCCTCTCCCAAGGTTTGATCCAAGTGAATGACAAATTTTGTCAAATGCTGGGCTATTCACGTGAAGAACTGTGTCATATGGATTGGGCAGAATTAACACATCCGGGAGATATTGCCGCTGATATTGAACAATTTAAACGCGTGATTACCCGAGAAATTAATCATTATACCCTCGATAAAAGGTATATTCGCAAAGACGGGCAAACGATTTATGCGAGTATTGCGTTCGATTGTATCCGTGATGTGGATGGCAACGTCGATCACTTTGTCGTTTTGGTTCAGGATATTACGGAACGCAAACAATTTGAAATTCGCTTACAAAAAGCCAAAGAAGCGGCTGAAGTAGCCAATCGAGCCAAAAGCCAATTTTTAGCGAACATGAGCCATGAATTGCGAACGCCTTTAAATGGTATTTTAGGCTACACGCAAATTTTATTGCGTCACAAAGAATTGAATAGTAAACAAAGAGAAGGACTAGAAATCATTCAACGCAGTGGCGAATATCTGTTAACTTTAATTAGTGATATTCTAGACCTATCTAAAATCGAAGCCGGTAAATTAACTGATGAGCCCATTGAGTTTAATTTCACGGAATTTTTACAAAGCATTGTCGATCTCATGAAAATGCGCGCTGAGCAAAAAGATTTGCAATTTCAATATGAACCGTTATCAACTCTACCTACGTTTGTGCATGCCGATGAAAAAAAACTCCGGCAAGTATTATTGAATTTATTAAGCAATGCCGTTAAATTTACTCAACAAGGTCAGATTTATTTCCAAGTCAGTTATAGTAATAACCAAGCGAATTTTGTGGTCAGAGATACGGGGAGAGGGATTGGAGCCGCTGATCTCACCGAAATTTTTAAACCCTTTCAACAAGCTGGTGATCAACGTGAACAAATTGAAGGTACCGGTTTGGGTTTGTCTATTAGTAAGCGACTTGTCGAGATTATGGGTGGACAATTATTCGTGGAAAGTCAAATGGAACAAGGGAGTACTTTCTGGTTTGAAATTAAACTGCCCGAAGTCCAGGGAATGGTTACCCAGCCACCGGTTTCGCCAACTATTATTGGTTATGAAGGTAACCCTCGTCAAATCCTTATTGTCGATGATCAGTGGGAAAATCGGTCTATTTTAGTCCATTTACTGGATTCAGTTGGGTTTAGTTTGTTGGAAGCCAATCAGGGTAAACAGGCATTACGTTTGGCTTATAAACATTTACCCGATGCGATTCTGACCGACTTACGCATGCCAGAGATGGATGGTTTTGAACTGATTCGCCGGGTTCGGCGGTCGGCTAAGCTTAACTCAATCGTCGTCATTGCGATATCAGCTACCGTCTCTGAGCAATATCAATATGAAAGCCTAACAGCGGGGTTCCAAGCCTTTATTACTAAGCCGATTCATACGGAACACTTATTTAAAACCTTAAAAAAACATTTACAATTAAACTGGATATATAAAGATTACCAGCCAACCTTACCTCTCAATTTAACGTCTGGTTCCGATCGAGAGGAGTTAGTTGGCCCTTCACCACCAGAATCGGTCACTTTATATGAATTGATGATGACCGGTAATGTTCGTCAAACCAGTGCCCATGCCATGCAGTTGGCTCAACAAGATGAGAAGTTAAAACCTTTTGCTGAGAGAGTACAATTTTTGGCGAAGAATTATGAAATTGCTAAACTAGAAAATTTAATTAAACACTATTTATAG
- a CDS encoding alanine racemase: MSRPTCAIIDTAALRANLQRVSACAPTQRIMAVIKANAYGHGAIQVAKVLEPQVDAFAVACIEEALPLREAGITIPIVILEGFFHADELPLIAAHQLQIVVHSATQLEHLLNMKLAKPIQVWLKVDTGMHRLGFAPHEIEAIYWRLQQCPQINPPIRLLSHLACADDRQDQTTLVQTQRFMTLVNTLKVEASFANSAGILAWPQTHVDWVRPGIMLYGVSPFTDTTATAEGLQPVMQLQSVLTNVKYCQPGESVGYGGTWRCPENMPIGVVAIGYADGYPRHAPSGTPVLVNGKRVPLIGRVSMDMITVDLRTQPHAQVGDPVILWGNNLPIEEIAHSAGTIAYELLCNVSKRIYQLSVIHSQPNRAEILFHNFR, translated from the coding sequence ATGAGCCGTCCCACTTGTGCTATCATTGACACAGCCGCTTTACGTGCTAATTTACAACGCGTATCTGCTTGCGCACCAACTCAGCGTATCATGGCGGTTATTAAAGCGAATGCTTATGGTCATGGTGCGATTCAAGTCGCTAAAGTATTGGAACCACAGGTTGATGCTTTCGCAGTCGCCTGCATTGAAGAAGCTTTGCCATTGCGAGAAGCGGGTATTACTATACCTATTGTTATATTAGAAGGTTTTTTTCATGCCGATGAATTGCCGCTTATCGCTGCTCATCAATTACAGATTGTGGTTCACAGCGCCACTCAATTAGAACATTTGCTCAACATGAAGTTGGCTAAACCGATTCAGGTGTGGTTAAAAGTCGATACTGGTATGCATCGCTTAGGATTTGCACCGCATGAAATTGAAGCGATTTATTGGCGGTTGCAGCAGTGTCCCCAAATTAACCCACCCATTCGGTTGCTGAGCCATTTAGCTTGTGCCGATGATCGTCAAGATCAGACCACTCTAGTACAAACTCAGCGTTTCATGACATTGGTTAACACGCTAAAAGTTGAAGCCTCTTTTGCTAATTCAGCCGGTATCTTAGCTTGGCCTCAAACGCATGTTGATTGGGTCCGACCGGGTATTATGCTGTATGGCGTTTCACCTTTCACCGACACCACCGCTACAGCAGAGGGTTTGCAACCGGTTATGCAATTGCAATCGGTGTTAACGAACGTGAAATATTGCCAGCCGGGTGAAAGTGTTGGCTATGGGGGGACTTGGCGTTGCCCTGAAAACATGCCCATTGGGGTGGTTGCCATTGGCTATGCGGATGGTTACCCACGCCATGCCCCTTCCGGAACGCCAGTCCTAGTCAATGGGAAACGGGTTCCGTTAATAGGAAGAGTTTCGATGGATATGATAACTGTGGATTTACGAACTCAACCTCATGCTCAAGTCGGTGATCCGGTGATATTATGGGGAAACAACTTACCGATTGAAGAAATCGCTCATTCAGCCGGTACGATTGCTTATGAATTGCTGTGTAATGTGAGCAAACGTATTTATCAGTTATCCGTTATCCACTCTCAACCCAATCGGGCGGAAATCCTTTTCCACAATTTTAGGTAA